Proteins found in one Sporosarcina jeotgali genomic segment:
- a CDS encoding leucyl aminopeptidase — protein sequence MKTFITNKEITETNLDVVVIGVPEHPENKTNWSVINDAFSGKLTDWVKTGDVKTSFNAVTKIPAMGDSTFKRAVFIGLGAPKKLTDEGLLEVFSKLGKELKTMKAESVSIWADSFTTEELDAEDAAFASLQGLVLGSYQFADYKTSSNEKDFEFDTIELVSTADEDELKAAMEVGLVHAEAVNSARTLVNTPPNILTAVKMAEHGEMLAEKYGFEVEILGKSEMEELGMGAILAVNKGSVEEPRLIVLKYAGGNEDWTGVVGLVGKGITYDTGGYSLKPREGMVGMKGDMGGAAAVFGAMQIIGELRPAKNVIAVIASTDNMVSGDAFKPDDVITSLSGKTIEVLNTDAEGRLVLADAVTYAKQSGANYLIDIATLTGGVIVALGKDKTGALTNNEAFFEEFMEASVETGEFVWRLPLTESDKKRLRKSEVADLNNSPGRDGHMIFGGGFVGEFAGDTPWIHLDIAGTSEADAPHALGPKGATGAMTRTLATFIERLAEDTAEA from the coding sequence ATGAAAACATTCATTACAAACAAAGAGATAACGGAGACTAATCTTGACGTGGTCGTAATTGGTGTCCCTGAACATCCAGAAAACAAAACGAATTGGAGTGTCATAAATGACGCATTCAGTGGCAAGCTGACGGATTGGGTAAAGACAGGTGATGTGAAAACGTCTTTTAACGCTGTCACTAAGATTCCGGCTATGGGTGACAGCACATTCAAACGCGCGGTTTTCATTGGTTTAGGAGCACCTAAAAAACTAACAGACGAAGGATTGCTTGAAGTCTTCTCTAAGCTTGGAAAAGAGCTTAAGACAATGAAAGCAGAAAGCGTTTCCATTTGGGCTGATTCATTCACAACGGAAGAATTGGATGCAGAGGATGCAGCATTTGCATCACTGCAAGGTCTTGTATTAGGAAGTTATCAATTTGCAGATTACAAAACTAGCTCAAACGAAAAAGATTTTGAATTTGATACAATTGAGCTAGTGAGTACTGCTGATGAAGATGAACTTAAAGCAGCTATGGAAGTAGGACTTGTACATGCGGAGGCCGTAAATTCAGCACGGACACTTGTCAATACGCCTCCAAATATTTTAACGGCCGTTAAAATGGCCGAACACGGAGAAATGCTGGCTGAAAAATACGGATTTGAAGTTGAGATTCTTGGTAAAAGTGAAATGGAAGAACTCGGGATGGGTGCGATTCTCGCAGTTAACAAAGGGTCTGTTGAAGAACCTCGTTTAATTGTACTTAAATACGCAGGCGGCAATGAAGACTGGACAGGCGTCGTGGGTCTCGTTGGTAAAGGGATCACATATGATACCGGCGGATACTCATTGAAACCGCGTGAGGGAATGGTCGGTATGAAAGGGGACATGGGTGGTGCTGCAGCTGTATTTGGCGCAATGCAAATCATCGGTGAACTTCGTCCTGCCAAAAACGTTATAGCGGTCATCGCTTCCACTGACAATATGGTGTCTGGAGATGCGTTTAAACCGGACGATGTGATTACATCGCTTTCAGGGAAAACGATCGAAGTTTTAAACACAGACGCTGAAGGACGCCTTGTATTGGCAGATGCTGTCACGTATGCAAAACAATCAGGTGCCAACTATCTCATCGACATTGCAACACTCACTGGCGGGGTTATCGTTGCCCTTGGTAAAGATAAAACTGGCGCATTGACGAACAACGAAGCATTCTTCGAAGAATTCATGGAAGCTTCTGTAGAAACAGGAGAATTCGTTTGGCGCTTGCCATTAACGGAAAGTGATAAAAAGCGTCTTCGCAAGAGCGAAGTAGCGGACCTTAATAACTCGCCAGGCCGTGATGGCCATATGATCTTTGGCGGCGGTTTCGTAGGAGAGTTTGCAGGGGATACACCTTGGATTCACTTGGATATCGCAGGAACATCTGAAGCGGATGCGCCGCACGCACTAGGACCTAAAGGCGCTACAGGTGCCATGACAAGAACATTAGCTACGTTCATCGAGCGCTTAGCTGAAGACACTGCCGAAGCGTAA
- a CDS encoding divergent PAP2 family protein yields MTILNNVPLLVALFGIFFAQFVKIPIHFLLTRELDWRLMTSTGGMPSSHSAAVTALTTAIAFEQGLDSPMFAISAIFAVIVMFDASGVRYQAGQQALIINQIRADFQTFVSGTKDWIKKDEEQKIVELKTLLGHKPSEVFAGAVTGILISVITYSFIV; encoded by the coding sequence ATGACAATTTTGAACAATGTGCCGCTGTTAGTTGCACTATTCGGAATTTTTTTCGCGCAGTTTGTAAAGATTCCGATTCATTTTTTACTCACTCGTGAGCTTGACTGGAGGCTAATGACCTCAACAGGAGGCATGCCAAGTTCTCACTCAGCTGCAGTCACTGCCCTAACCACTGCGATTGCTTTTGAACAAGGATTGGATTCTCCGATGTTTGCCATCTCCGCAATTTTTGCAGTCATCGTAATGTTCGACGCAAGCGGCGTACGTTACCAAGCTGGTCAGCAAGCCTTGATCATCAATCAAATCCGTGCAGATTTCCAAACGTTCGTCAGCGGAACAAAAGACTGGATTAAGAAAGACGAAGAACAAAAGATTGTCGAACTGAAGACTCTCCTCGGCCACAAACCAAGTGAAGTGTTCGCAGGCGCAGTAACTGGCATCTTGATTTCCGTTATCACATATTCATTTATCGTATAA
- a CDS encoding YuiB family protein: MEVIILSTISLTEIILSVLIFIVMFFGIGFLLNMLLRMSWVMAIIYPIVVILIIDEVKAYEYITKPGHAFSMLGDKLMALHTVDIVILSSGLVGAIISGIVSKLLRKQGYQMF, from the coding sequence ATGGAGGTCATCATTTTGAGTACAATTTCACTTACAGAGATTATTCTGTCTGTCCTCATCTTTATAGTTATGTTTTTCGGGATTGGCTTTTTGTTGAACATGTTACTGCGCATGTCGTGGGTCATGGCAATTATTTACCCGATAGTCGTAATTTTAATTATTGATGAAGTGAAGGCATACGAATATATTACGAAGCCGGGACATGCGTTCAGTATGCTCGGAGATAAGTTGATGGCATTACATACAGTCGATATCGTGATTCTCTCAAGCGGTTTAGTGGGAGCCATTATTTCAGGGATTGTGAGTAAGCTTCTGCGCAAACAGGGATATCAGATGTTTTAA
- a CDS encoding NAD(P)/FAD-dependent oxidoreductase: MKKRPTILILGAGYGGLSTVVNLQKSLGVDDAEIILINKNDYHYESTWLHEAAAGTLKPEQVRYDIGRVIQKDKVKFVKAEVQAIDVKAKLVTTTAGQQAYDYLVIGLGFEGETFGIPGLDKYALSIANVNAARQIREHIEYQFATWALEDVKADSRLTIIVGGAGFTGIEFLGELGDRVPELCEEFDVPADKVKVLCVEAAPMVLPGFDPELVEYAVRQLKSKGIEFSIGTPVVEATPEGVKLKKGDDEFEFIEAGTVVWAAGVRGNRLIEETGIENMRARVKVEKDLRAPGFDDVFIVGDCALMINEEINRPYPPTAQIAMQQGDMCANNLIALMKGQPTQAFVPDLKGSIASLGSNDAIGVAFGKKMTGKKASFMKKMVDNRALYLIGGAGLTLKKGKFDIL, translated from the coding sequence GTGAAAAAAAGACCTACAATCCTTATTCTAGGTGCTGGATATGGCGGATTATCAACAGTTGTTAATCTGCAAAAATCTCTGGGCGTAGACGATGCTGAAATTATCCTTATTAACAAAAATGATTACCACTATGAATCTACTTGGCTTCATGAAGCAGCTGCAGGTACATTGAAACCTGAACAAGTGCGTTATGACATTGGCAGAGTGATTCAAAAAGACAAAGTGAAATTCGTGAAAGCTGAAGTTCAAGCAATTGATGTCAAAGCAAAACTAGTGACAACAACAGCTGGACAGCAAGCATATGACTACTTAGTAATCGGTCTTGGATTTGAAGGAGAAACATTCGGAATTCCAGGTCTTGACAAGTACGCACTTTCAATTGCAAACGTGAATGCAGCGCGTCAAATCCGCGAGCATATTGAATACCAGTTTGCGACATGGGCTCTTGAAGACGTAAAAGCAGACAGCCGTCTAACAATTATTGTCGGCGGAGCTGGATTTACAGGTATCGAATTCCTTGGTGAACTTGGAGATCGTGTTCCTGAACTTTGTGAAGAATTCGATGTGCCTGCAGACAAAGTAAAAGTACTTTGTGTAGAAGCAGCACCAATGGTCCTTCCAGGATTTGACCCGGAATTGGTTGAATACGCAGTACGTCAGTTGAAATCTAAAGGAATCGAATTCTCAATCGGTACACCGGTTGTAGAAGCAACTCCTGAAGGCGTTAAACTGAAAAAAGGCGACGACGAATTTGAATTCATCGAGGCGGGTACAGTTGTATGGGCAGCAGGTGTCCGCGGTAACCGTCTAATCGAAGAGACAGGCATTGAAAACATGCGTGCTCGTGTAAAAGTTGAAAAAGATCTTCGTGCTCCAGGATTCGATGATGTATTCATCGTAGGTGACTGCGCATTAATGATTAACGAAGAAATCAACCGTCCATACCCTCCAACTGCTCAAATCGCGATGCAGCAAGGGGACATGTGTGCAAATAACTTGATCGCTCTTATGAAAGGCCAGCCAACTCAAGCGTTTGTTCCAGACTTGAAGGGAAGCATTGCTTCACTTGGTTCTAACGATGCGATCGGAGTTGCTTTCGGTAAGAAGATGACAGGCAAGAAAGCATCCTTCATGAAGAAAATGGTCGACAATCGTGCACTATACCTAATTGGCGGCGCGGGTCTGACATTAAAAAAAGGTAAGTTTGATATTCTATAA
- a CDS encoding HesB/IscA family protein, which produces MTQLLNLSEAAAYRVKEMMEHNGEQGSFLRVSVNGGGCSGLTYGMGFDAEQHDTDQLLELHGVKIVVSSEDTDILAGTVIDYKESLMGGGFTIENPNAIASCGCGTSFRTAKKAGAPASCD; this is translated from the coding sequence ATGACACAATTACTCAACTTATCTGAAGCAGCTGCCTATCGCGTTAAAGAAATGATGGAACATAATGGAGAGCAAGGCTCATTCTTGCGTGTTTCCGTTAACGGTGGAGGCTGCAGCGGTCTTACGTATGGAATGGGATTTGACGCTGAACAGCACGACACAGATCAGCTATTGGAACTGCACGGTGTAAAAATTGTCGTGTCCTCTGAAGATACGGATATTTTAGCTGGCACAGTAATCGATTATAAAGAGTCTTTGATGGGCGGCGGGTTTACCATCGAAAACCCGAACGCTATCGCATCATGCGGTTGCGGAACGTCGTTTAGAACAGCGAAGAAAGCAGGGGCTCCTGCAAGTTGTGATTGA
- a CDS encoding DUF2225 domain-containing protein: MELTPFYDKKMSCLNCKEPFTTTRIRSRFSRVASTDTDFKPNYVDSEVNPLFYNIAVCPSCGFSFTDDFAPYFAPGTKEQIASVITAGWKPHSLSGKRTIEDAIAAYKLGYLSAMVKKEKSLTTAGITLRTAWLYRILEHHEEEQRFLTLARNLYEEAYSADDHAGTQMSESRVLYMVAELSWRTGDREKAVQYFSKIIETQRTSTEPQLIEMAKERWQEIREEK, translated from the coding sequence ATGGAACTCACACCATTTTATGATAAGAAAATGAGTTGTTTGAATTGTAAAGAACCCTTCACAACAACGCGGATTCGGTCTCGTTTTTCAAGGGTTGCTTCAACAGATACCGATTTCAAACCAAACTATGTGGACAGCGAAGTGAATCCGCTGTTTTATAATATAGCTGTATGCCCTTCTTGCGGTTTCTCGTTCACGGACGATTTTGCTCCCTATTTTGCTCCGGGAACAAAAGAACAAATTGCTTCTGTCATTACTGCTGGATGGAAACCTCATTCGCTAAGTGGCAAGCGCACAATTGAAGACGCAATCGCTGCCTACAAACTTGGTTATTTAAGTGCTATGGTAAAAAAAGAAAAATCACTCACAACCGCTGGAATTACGCTGAGGACAGCTTGGCTTTATCGCATTCTTGAACACCATGAAGAAGAGCAGCGCTTTTTAACACTTGCCAGAAATCTTTATGAAGAAGCGTACTCTGCAGATGATCACGCAGGAACCCAAATGTCAGAATCCCGTGTTCTCTACATGGTCGCTGAATTGTCATGGCGTACAGGAGATCGCGAAAAAGCAGTTCAATACTTCTCAAAAATTATTGAAACCCAGAGAACCTCTACTGAACCGCAGCTAATTGAAATGGCAAAAGAGCGGTGGCAAGAAATACGAGAAGAAAAATAA
- a CDS encoding NifU family protein: MTEATMNESVQEVLNKLRPFLLRDGGDCELIDVEDGIVKLRLLGACGTCPSSTITLKAGIERALLEEVPGVVEVEQVF; the protein is encoded by the coding sequence ATGACAGAAGCAACGATGAACGAATCAGTTCAAGAAGTGTTGAATAAATTGCGTCCGTTCCTCTTACGTGATGGCGGCGACTGTGAACTTATCGACGTGGAGGATGGTATTGTTAAGCTCCGTCTACTAGGCGCATGCGGTACGTGCCCAAGCTCTACAATTACATTGAAAGCCGGTATTGAGCGTGCTCTTCTTGAAGAAGTACCTGGTGTCGTAGAAGTAGAACAAGTTTTCTAA
- a CDS encoding YuzD family protein gives MKAKHVTVEVYGAEVVCASCVNAPTSKDTYEWLDAAIQRKYPNHPFKIVYIDIESVIEDERQRILAEQVKEEEYFYPLVIVNEEVIGEGYIQLKPIFNELEKHGFVSAS, from the coding sequence ATGAAAGCTAAACACGTTACAGTTGAAGTATACGGTGCAGAGGTCGTTTGTGCAAGTTGTGTGAACGCACCTACTTCAAAAGATACATATGAATGGCTGGATGCTGCGATTCAGCGTAAATACCCAAATCATCCATTTAAGATTGTTTATATTGATATCGAGTCTGTCATTGAAGACGAAAGGCAGCGTATCTTAGCGGAACAAGTAAAAGAGGAAGAATACTTCTATCCGCTTGTGATCGTCAACGAAGAAGTGATTGGTGAAGGGTATATTCAATTAAAACCGATTTTCAATGAACTGGAAAAGCATGGTTTCGTTTCAGCAAGCTGA
- a CDS encoding NAD(P)/FAD-dependent oxidoreductase encodes MKKLLLLGAGYGNMRILLRVLNNLPADVEVTLVDRTSFHSLKTEFYALASGTVPDSEVRVALPTHERLKVVEGEIAGIEVGEKCVLLTDGRQLDYDQLVIGLGCEDNYHDVPGADEFTYSIQTIGQSRETYKKLLNLNGGATVGIVGAGLSGIELASELRESRSDLNIKLFDRGPRILRDFPERLSNYIQSWFEKNDVDVIANSNITKVEMNLLHNHEDQIAVDAVVWTAGIQPTKVVRELDVEKDKSNRIVLNQYHQIPNYEDVYVVGDIASLPHAPSAQLAEGQGEQIVTVLKHTWNGEALPEKMPEIKLKGFMGSLGKKQGFAYLADRTVTGRIARLLKSGVLWMYKWHNG; translated from the coding sequence ATGAAAAAATTGCTATTATTAGGTGCCGGATACGGTAATATGCGAATCTTACTGCGAGTATTGAACAATTTGCCAGCAGATGTAGAAGTGACATTAGTAGACCGCACATCATTCCACAGTTTGAAAACAGAATTCTATGCACTTGCTTCAGGTACTGTACCCGATAGTGAAGTGCGTGTTGCACTCCCGACGCATGAACGATTGAAAGTAGTGGAAGGGGAAATTGCAGGAATTGAAGTTGGAGAGAAATGCGTTCTTCTTACAGATGGCAGACAACTAGACTACGACCAGCTAGTTATTGGTCTGGGCTGCGAAGACAATTACCATGACGTGCCAGGTGCTGACGAGTTCACGTACAGCATTCAAACGATTGGTCAATCTCGCGAAACGTACAAAAAGCTTTTAAATCTAAATGGCGGCGCAACAGTCGGCATTGTTGGAGCGGGCCTGAGCGGTATTGAACTTGCGAGTGAATTAAGAGAGAGCCGTTCTGATTTGAATATCAAATTATTCGACAGAGGACCGCGTATTTTACGTGACTTCCCGGAACGCTTGAGTAATTACATCCAAAGTTGGTTTGAGAAAAACGATGTAGATGTCATCGCCAACTCAAACATTACAAAAGTTGAGATGAATCTGCTTCATAACCACGAAGACCAAATTGCAGTGGATGCCGTTGTTTGGACTGCCGGTATTCAACCGACGAAAGTCGTTCGTGAATTAGACGTGGAAAAAGACAAGTCAAACCGTATTGTGCTAAATCAGTATCATCAGATTCCGAACTATGAAGATGTATACGTTGTAGGAGACATCGCTTCACTTCCTCATGCGCCCAGCGCCCAGTTAGCTGAAGGACAAGGGGAACAAATTGTTACTGTACTCAAACATACTTGGAATGGTGAAGCCCTCCCAGAGAAGATGCCAGAGATCAAACTCAAAGGATTTATGGGATCACTTGGTAAAAAACAAGGTTTTGCATACTTAGCGGATCGCACGGTAACTGGAAGAATTGCACGGCTTTTGAAATCCGGAGTGCTATGGATGTATAAGTGGCATAATGGCTAA
- a CDS encoding YuzB family protein has translation MNPIVEFCISNLANGSQETLETLEKDPNLDVLEYGCLSYCTKCAESLYALVNGEVVEADTPAELTEKIYEFIEENPLF, from the coding sequence GTGAACCCGATAGTTGAGTTTTGCATTAGTAATTTAGCCAATGGTTCTCAAGAGACACTAGAGACACTTGAGAAGGATCCGAATCTGGACGTTCTGGAATACGGCTGTTTGAGTTACTGCACGAAGTGTGCGGAGTCACTGTATGCACTTGTGAACGGTGAAGTCGTTGAAGCGGATACGCCAGCTGAACTGACAGAGAAGATTTATGAGTTCATAGAAGAGAATCCTCTCTTTTAA
- a CDS encoding TIGR01457 family HAD-type hydrolase: MERYKTICLDLDGTVYKGSQAIPESIAFIRSLQQAGIEPYFITNNSSRTALEQQQKLKVLGVETAERQIMTSAIASAKYCAQHYTGKTVQMIGESGLREALLDEGITLVDADGEIVIMGIDHEITYDKLASACLSIRKGAHFLATNGDLSLPNEMGLVPGNGAFIELVKASTGVTPTILGKPQSYMLEFIQHQSGANKEEMIMIGDNYETDILSGIRFGIDTIHLQGGVTALEEVLTKTDAPTYMFKTLAEWDM; this comes from the coding sequence ATGGAACGTTATAAGACGATTTGCTTGGATCTGGATGGGACCGTCTATAAAGGAAGCCAAGCAATTCCAGAGTCGATTGCTTTCATCCGATCGTTACAGCAAGCTGGAATTGAGCCTTATTTCATTACGAATAATTCCTCCCGTACAGCACTGGAACAGCAGCAAAAACTGAAAGTACTCGGCGTTGAAACCGCAGAACGGCAAATCATGACTTCTGCGATTGCCAGCGCGAAGTATTGTGCCCAGCACTATACAGGAAAGACCGTTCAAATGATTGGAGAATCTGGATTACGTGAAGCGTTACTCGACGAGGGAATTACACTCGTCGACGCTGACGGAGAGATCGTGATCATGGGAATCGATCATGAAATTACATATGATAAATTGGCTTCAGCATGTCTGTCTATTCGAAAAGGTGCACACTTTCTCGCAACAAATGGAGATCTTTCATTACCTAACGAAATGGGGCTGGTCCCTGGCAACGGCGCATTCATTGAACTCGTTAAAGCGTCAACTGGAGTGACACCGACGATTCTCGGAAAGCCGCAATCGTACATGCTGGAATTTATTCAGCATCAAAGTGGCGCAAACAAAGAGGAGATGATCATGATCGGCGACAATTATGAAACGGATATTCTATCAGGCATCCGTTTCGGTATCGATACAATCCATCTCCAAGGCGGCGTCACAGCACTTGAGGAAGTTTTAACTAAAACGGATGCCCCGACCTATATGTTTAAAACACTTGCCGAATGGGATATGTGA
- the hepT gene encoding type VII toxin-antitoxin system HepT family RNase toxin, whose protein sequence is MYFIDRKKISETLAYMEELLAQFSSESNWQDSMLKKLALERIAQSLIESVIDVGNSMIDGFIMRDPGSYEDIIDIMEDEKVIDSEMEKPLKEIIELRKMLVRDFMKVDLAVVEKTISSSYSSLEKFPSFVLTYLENELGPVSAFLPEDSPHGTL, encoded by the coding sequence ATGTATTTTATCGACCGGAAGAAAATTAGTGAAACACTCGCTTATATGGAAGAACTTCTTGCACAATTTTCAAGTGAGTCGAATTGGCAGGACAGTATGTTGAAGAAGCTGGCACTTGAACGGATTGCACAAAGTCTCATCGAATCCGTTATTGATGTTGGAAATTCAATGATCGATGGTTTTATCATGCGAGATCCTGGAAGTTATGAAGACATTATCGATATTATGGAAGACGAAAAAGTGATTGACAGTGAGATGGAAAAACCGCTTAAAGAAATAATTGAATTACGTAAAATGCTCGTACGTGACTTTATGAAAGTCGATTTGGCAGTAGTGGAGAAAACCATTTCTTCAAGCTATTCTTCACTCGAAAAGTTCCCGAGTTTTGTGCTGACATATTTGGAGAACGAATTAGGACCCGTATCTGCATTTCTTCCAGAGGATTCACCGCATGGAACGTTATAA
- a CDS encoding YutD family protein yields MTERLITLDQYEFEIIVNFREGFDNEALMSRYSEILLKYDYILGDWGYGQLRLKGFFDDRNAKATYETKISTLQDYLYEYCNFGCAHFILKKLGKVKQDQVDADAKQESPAADEIPQTS; encoded by the coding sequence ATGACAGAACGACTAATTACGTTGGATCAGTACGAATTCGAGATTATCGTAAATTTCCGGGAAGGTTTTGACAATGAAGCACTGATGAGTCGATACAGTGAGATTCTGTTGAAATACGATTATATTCTGGGAGACTGGGGATATGGACAACTCCGTCTTAAGGGATTTTTTGATGATCGGAACGCGAAAGCAACTTACGAAACAAAAATCAGTACGCTGCAGGATTATCTATACGAATACTGCAATTTCGGCTGTGCCCATTTTATTTTGAAAAAGTTAGGGAAAGTAAAGCAGGATCAAGTGGATGCTGATGCGAAACAGGAATCTCCTGCAGCTGATGAAATTCCACAAACGTCATAA
- the lipA gene encoding lipoyl synthase: protein MENKKEHIRKPDWLKIKLNTNENYTDLKKLMREKNLHTVCEEARCPNIHECWGERRTATFMILGDTCTRACRFCAVKTGLPTELDLAEPERVADSVALMNLKHVVVTAVARDDQKDGGSGVFAETIRAIRRKNPFATVEVLPSDMGGEYDNIKRLMDAKPDILNHNIETVRRMTPRVRARAKYDRSLELLRRAKEMYPDIPTKSSIMLGVGETWDEILETMDDLRANQVDIMSIGQYLQPSKKHLTVQKYYTPKEFKELFEIAMSKGFSHCQSGPLVRSSYHADEQVNAAAKERQLRGEEMLDSLTVKG from the coding sequence GTGGAAAATAAAAAAGAGCATATCCGGAAACCGGATTGGCTGAAAATCAAGTTGAATACGAACGAAAACTATACCGATTTAAAAAAGTTGATGCGTGAAAAAAATCTTCATACGGTTTGTGAAGAAGCGCGCTGTCCGAATATCCATGAATGCTGGGGAGAGCGCCGAACGGCTACATTCATGATTTTAGGAGATACGTGTACTCGTGCCTGCCGTTTTTGTGCGGTGAAAACGGGCTTGCCAACAGAGCTCGATTTAGCAGAGCCGGAACGTGTGGCGGATTCTGTTGCGTTGATGAATTTAAAACATGTCGTCGTAACTGCAGTTGCTCGTGATGACCAAAAAGACGGCGGATCTGGTGTGTTTGCAGAAACTATCCGTGCCATTCGCAGAAAAAATCCGTTTGCAACAGTCGAAGTACTTCCTTCTGATATGGGAGGAGAGTATGATAATATTAAGCGATTGATGGATGCAAAACCGGATATATTGAATCATAATATTGAAACGGTTAGACGGATGACTCCGAGAGTCCGTGCGCGTGCTAAGTATGACCGCTCATTAGAGCTGCTTCGCCGTGCAAAAGAAATGTATCCGGATATTCCTACTAAGTCTTCGATTATGCTTGGTGTGGGCGAGACGTGGGATGAAATTTTAGAAACAATGGATGATTTACGCGCCAACCAAGTCGATATTATGTCGATTGGTCAATACTTACAACCAAGTAAAAAGCACTTAACTGTACAAAAATATTACACGCCAAAGGAATTCAAGGAACTCTTTGAAATTGCGATGAGTAAAGGCTTTTCGCATTGTCAATCAGGCCCGCTCGTTCGTTCAAGTTATCATGCCGATGAGCAAGTGAATGCTGCGGCGAAAGAACGTCAGCTCAGAGGCGAAGAGATGCTGGATTCCTTGACTGTGAAAGGCTGA